One Telluria mixta DNA window includes the following coding sequences:
- a CDS encoding alpha-L-fucosidase, whose protein sequence is MALRPLRSLICTGVLACWLPAFAGEAYEPPLRPGPFTSDAASFRQYRAPDWFRDAKFGIWSHWGPQAVPRAGDWYARNMYLEGHPQYEHHLKHYGHPSRAGYKDIIPLWKAERFDPDALMALYVKAGAKYFVSMGVHHDNFDLWNSRYHSWNAVRMGPHRDIVGAWQQAARKHGLPFGVSEHLGASYAWLAPSHGHDKTGPLAGVPYDGADPAYQELYHPAHDEGLHSNLDNWYATSPAWHEEWFKRISDLIDTYHPDLLYSDGGLPFGKVGRTLLANYYNGNMARHGGRLTAVYNHKAQGSGDTSDAGVLDVERGVLSGIHPQPWQTDTSIGDWFYSDGYHYKSTAEVIHMLADIVSKNGNLLINVVQYPDGSLPPESRRFLDEMAAWIQPNGEAIYGTRPWKVYGEGPTETAAGAMKESAAYTAQDIRFTTRGNAVYAITLGVPVKEVVIRSLGKGAAYAGGPVRSVRLLGSKARLRWTQREDALVVTLPSRLPTAHAAALKIELSAP, encoded by the coding sequence ATGGCGCTGCGCCCCTTACGAAGCTTGATCTGCACCGGCGTGCTGGCATGCTGGTTACCGGCATTCGCCGGCGAGGCTTACGAACCGCCGCTGCGGCCCGGCCCATTCACCAGCGACGCCGCCTCGTTCAGGCAATACCGCGCGCCGGACTGGTTCCGCGATGCCAAATTCGGCATCTGGTCGCACTGGGGACCGCAGGCGGTGCCGCGTGCAGGCGACTGGTATGCGCGCAATATGTATCTCGAAGGCCATCCCCAGTACGAGCATCACCTGAAGCACTACGGCCATCCATCCAGGGCGGGCTACAAGGACATCATTCCGCTGTGGAAGGCGGAGCGCTTCGATCCGGATGCGCTCATGGCGCTGTACGTCAAGGCGGGCGCCAAATACTTCGTGAGCATGGGTGTCCATCACGACAATTTCGACTTGTGGAATTCGCGTTACCACAGCTGGAATGCCGTCAGGATGGGGCCGCATCGCGACATCGTCGGCGCCTGGCAGCAGGCGGCGCGGAAACACGGCCTGCCGTTCGGCGTGTCCGAACATCTGGGGGCCAGCTATGCGTGGCTCGCGCCCAGTCACGGGCACGACAAGACCGGTCCCCTGGCCGGTGTGCCGTACGACGGCGCCGATCCCGCGTACCAGGAACTGTATCACCCGGCCCACGACGAGGGCCTGCACAGCAACCTGGACAACTGGTACGCGACCAGTCCCGCGTGGCATGAAGAATGGTTCAAGCGCATCAGCGACCTCATCGACACCTACCATCCCGACCTGTTGTATTCCGATGGCGGCCTGCCGTTCGGGAAGGTGGGGCGCACCTTGCTGGCCAACTACTACAACGGCAACATGGCGCGGCACGGCGGCCGCTTGACCGCCGTCTACAACCACAAGGCCCAGGGCTCGGGCGATACCTCCGACGCGGGCGTCCTGGACGTGGAACGGGGCGTGTTGAGCGGCATTCATCCGCAGCCGTGGCAAACGGACACGTCGATCGGCGACTGGTTCTACAGCGACGGCTACCACTATAAATCGACGGCCGAGGTCATCCATATGCTGGCCGATATCGTCAGCAAGAACGGCAACCTGCTGATCAACGTGGTGCAGTATCCGGACGGCAGCCTGCCGCCCGAGTCGCGCAGGTTCCTGGACGAGATGGCGGCATGGATCCAGCCCAACGGCGAGGCCATCTACGGAACGCGGCCCTGGAAGGTATATGGCGAGGGGCCGACGGAGACCGCCGCCGGCGCCATGAAGGAAAGCGCCGCGTACACGGCGCAAGACATCCGCTTCACCACCAGGGGCAATGCCGTGTACGCCATCACCCTCGGCGTACCGGTCAAGGAGGTGGTGATTCGTTCCCTCGGCAAGGGTGCGGCGTATGCCGGCGGACCGGTCCGTTCGGTGCGCCTGCTGGGCAGCAAGGCCAGGCT